The Parambassis ranga chromosome 14, fParRan2.1, whole genome shotgun sequence genome includes a window with the following:
- the LOC114446288 gene encoding mitochondrial uncoupling protein 2-like isoform X1 yields the protein MSGIKDVMPSAAVKFFGAGTAACIADLITFPLDTAKVRLQIQGESQKVKGAKYRGVFGTITTMVRTEGPRSLYNGLVAGLQRQMSFASVRIGLYDSMKQFYTRGTESAGIVTRLMAGCTTGAMAVAFAQPTDVVKVRFQAQVRLADGGRRYNGTLDAYKTIAKDEGVRGLWRGCMPNITRNAIVNCAELVTYDIIKELILKYDLMTDNLPCHFTAAFGAGFCTTVVASPVDVVKTRFMNSGAGQYSSAVNCTLTMLRNEGPTAFYKGFMPSFLRLGSWNIVMFVTYEQIKRGMTRAQQYWESPF from the exons ATGAGTGGCATTAAAGACGTGATGCCCTCTGCGGCAGTTAAGTTCTTCGGAGCAGGCACTGCAGCCTGCATTGCTGACCTCATCACCTTTCCACTGGATACTGCCAAAGTCAGACTACAG ATTCAAGGAGAGTCTCAGAAAGTGAAAGGTGCAAAATATCGTGGCGTGTTTGGCACCATCACAACCATGGTGCGCACAGAGGGGCCCAGGAGCCTTTACAATGGATTAGTGGCAGGACTGCAGAGGCAGATGAGCTTCGCTTCTGTCCGCATTGGCCTTTATGACTCCATGAAGCAGTTCTACACTCGGGGCACTGAGA GTGCTGGGATTGTCACTCGGCTCATGGCGGGCTGCACCACAGGGGCAATGGCTGTGGCTTTTGCACAACCGACGGATGTGGTGAAGGTGCGTTTCCAAGCACAGGTACGATTGGCTGACGGCGGGAGGAGGTACAATGGAACCCTTGATGCTTACAAGACGATAGCAAAAGATGAAGGCGTCCGGGGCCTTTGGAGAG GCTGCATGCCGAACATCACCCGTAACGCCATTGTAAACTGTGCAGAGCTGGTGACCTATGACATAATCAAAGAACTCATCCTGAAGTACGACCTAATGACAG ACAACCTTCCTTGCCACTTCACGGCCGCTTTTGGTGCAGGCTTCTGCACAACAGTGGTGGCTTCACCTGTAGATGTTGTGAAAACACGTTTCATGAACTCAGGAGCTGGCCAGTACAGCAGTGCTGTCAACTGCACTCTCACAATGCTGAGAAATGAAGGACCCACAGCCTTCTACAAAGG GTTCATGCCATCTTTCCTAAGACTGGGATCCTGGAacattgtgatgtttgtgaCATATGAACAGATTAAGAGAGGTATGACCAGGGCACAGCAGTACTGGGAGTCACCATTTTGA
- the LOC114446288 gene encoding mitochondrial uncoupling protein 2-like isoform X2, with the protein MSGIKDVMPSAAVKFFGAGTAACIADLITFPLDTAKIQGESQKVKGAKYRGVFGTITTMVRTEGPRSLYNGLVAGLQRQMSFASVRIGLYDSMKQFYTRGTESAGIVTRLMAGCTTGAMAVAFAQPTDVVKVRFQAQVRLADGGRRYNGTLDAYKTIAKDEGVRGLWRGCMPNITRNAIVNCAELVTYDIIKELILKYDLMTDNLPCHFTAAFGAGFCTTVVASPVDVVKTRFMNSGAGQYSSAVNCTLTMLRNEGPTAFYKGFMPSFLRLGSWNIVMFVTYEQIKRGMTRAQQYWESPF; encoded by the exons ATGAGTGGCATTAAAGACGTGATGCCCTCTGCGGCAGTTAAGTTCTTCGGAGCAGGCACTGCAGCCTGCATTGCTGACCTCATCACCTTTCCACTGGATACTGCCAAA ATTCAAGGAGAGTCTCAGAAAGTGAAAGGTGCAAAATATCGTGGCGTGTTTGGCACCATCACAACCATGGTGCGCACAGAGGGGCCCAGGAGCCTTTACAATGGATTAGTGGCAGGACTGCAGAGGCAGATGAGCTTCGCTTCTGTCCGCATTGGCCTTTATGACTCCATGAAGCAGTTCTACACTCGGGGCACTGAGA GTGCTGGGATTGTCACTCGGCTCATGGCGGGCTGCACCACAGGGGCAATGGCTGTGGCTTTTGCACAACCGACGGATGTGGTGAAGGTGCGTTTCCAAGCACAGGTACGATTGGCTGACGGCGGGAGGAGGTACAATGGAACCCTTGATGCTTACAAGACGATAGCAAAAGATGAAGGCGTCCGGGGCCTTTGGAGAG GCTGCATGCCGAACATCACCCGTAACGCCATTGTAAACTGTGCAGAGCTGGTGACCTATGACATAATCAAAGAACTCATCCTGAAGTACGACCTAATGACAG ACAACCTTCCTTGCCACTTCACGGCCGCTTTTGGTGCAGGCTTCTGCACAACAGTGGTGGCTTCACCTGTAGATGTTGTGAAAACACGTTTCATGAACTCAGGAGCTGGCCAGTACAGCAGTGCTGTCAACTGCACTCTCACAATGCTGAGAAATGAAGGACCCACAGCCTTCTACAAAGG GTTCATGCCATCTTTCCTAAGACTGGGATCCTGGAacattgtgatgtttgtgaCATATGAACAGATTAAGAGAGGTATGACCAGGGCACAGCAGTACTGGGAGTCACCATTTTGA